DNA from Timaviella obliquedivisa GSE-PSE-MK23-08B:
CTGATAAAGCATTCTCTCGATAACTTTGCCAGAGGCGATCGGCGCTCCGTAGCCCCTCTAAGGTGCCAGGCAGTTGAGAGAGAACCTGCTCAGTAAGACTCATGGTGAGAAAGGGATAAAGAAACGCTTGATTCAGATCTTTGATTCAGAGCTTAGGCTCAAGATGATCAATCAAGTCCTCAGCCTTAGCCTTCCTGGGGAGTGGCGATCGCCGCATCTGCCTTAGCTTTTGCCCGTTCTTCCTTCTTCTTGCGGTCTGCCTTGATGATATCTTCCAGGACAATTTGCGCCTGGATCATTTTTTCTAGATTGCTACGATACAGTTCTAGATCTTTTTCTACTTTGTCCCCGTCCAAATGGAGGGCTTCGCTTAAAGTGTGGAGAGCGCTATTAAGCTTTTTCGTGTCTTTCGTCAACTCTATATCCATTGCCTCTAGAAGGCTATACAGACCGACTGCAAACAAGCGACAGTACTTAAACTTGGGGTTATCGGCGATCGCTTTCAGGGTGCCGATCACGCCACTTGAATCTTGGCTAGAGATCTGCTTGACCTGCTCC
Protein-coding regions in this window:
- a CDS encoding photosystem II biogenesis protein Psp29, with translation MSNVRTVSDTKRSFYNDHTRPINSIYRRVVDELMVEMHLHSVNADYRYEPIYALGVVTTFDRFMQSYRPESDRDSIFNAICKSVEEDPQTYLNDAAHLRSEASSLTANDFLEQVKQISSQDSSGVIGTLKAIADNPKFKYCRLFAVGLYSLLEAMDIELTKDTKKLNSALHTLSEALHLDGDKVEKDLELYRSNLEKMIQAQIVLEDIIKADRKKKEERAKAKADAAIATPQEG